In the Desulfuromonas sp. DDH964 genome, GGCCCTGGCCTGCGGACGCTGGGTCGGCAAGGGGAACAAGCTTGCTGCCGACGAGGCCGCCACCAACGCCATGCGGCGTACCCTTGACTCGGTCGGGATAGATGGCACGGTGGTGATCGGCGAGGGGGAGATGGACGAAGCGCCGATGCTCTATATCGGCGAAAAGGTCGGCAATGGCCAGGCGCCGGCCGTCGATATCGCCGTCGACCCGCTGGAAGGGACCAACATCTGCGCCAAGGGGACCAGTGGCGCGATTGCCACCATCGCCCTCGCCCCCCGGGGCGGATTCCTCCACGCCCCCGACATGTACATGGAGAAAATCGCGGTCGGACCTTCCGCATGCGGCGCCATTGATATCAACGCATCGCCAACGGAGAATCTCAAGCGGGTCGCAGCGGCGAAGGAGTGCTATATCGAGGACCTGACCGTGGTAATCCTCGACCGGCCACGTCACGAGAAGATCATCGAAGAGATTCGCAAGGCTGGCGCCCGTATTCATTTGATCTCCGACGGCGATGTCGCCCCGGCCGTGGCGGCGGCCGTGGAAGGGAGCGGCGTCGACCTGCTGATGGGGATTGGCGGTGCCCCGGAAGGGGTGTTGGCGGCGGCGGCCCTCAAATGCATGGGCGGCGACATTCAGGCG is a window encoding:
- the glpX gene encoding class II fructose-bisphosphatase, translated to MDRNLALELVRITEAAALACGRWVGKGNKLAADEAATNAMRRTLDSVGIDGTVVIGEGEMDEAPMLYIGEKVGNGQAPAVDIAVDPLEGTNICAKGTSGAIATIALAPRGGFLHAPDMYMEKIAVGPSACGAIDINASPTENLKRVAAAKECYIEDLTVVILDRPRHEKIIEEIRKAGARIHLISDGDVAPAVAAAVEGSGVDLLMGIGGAPEGVLAAAALKCMGGDIQARLVFMTQEERERAKSMGIDDFERVYNCEEMAHGDVFFAATGVTNGDLLRGVRYFSGGAETHSIVMRSKSRTIRFIEGRHQFDYKPVY